The following are from one region of the Andrena cerasifolii isolate SP2316 chromosome 1, iyAndCera1_principal, whole genome shotgun sequence genome:
- the Taf3 gene encoding TBP-associated factor 3 isoform X4 translates to MSTEYNRSVLRMVVAQICQTIGWHSINSTPLEFMVDLMQEYILRISKLTHQYAEILGRTESNLDDLGLAFRHMNIDPQELSEYIKHVESVTCPVAVPKFPIHRENHLNFLKPGSREVVTRPVHIHEHLPAMYPDTEEEYIADKAENIINGTSDLTSNNGASVNNSMNVSPHRISPQVVFKRPGDPVSFESPIVKRIKVLEEGRPLREIHSVMMTTSGFLSPAREGKLPEARTPHQTRSDSPQPSSYPMVPPELKYDKKPKKIIKKGLDDCKLDKENKKKNRAKELFKPNKIDDNKIKKLTGMKELAKLKPLKPGGGKSQNTVSSSSSRPSTPKLTSPKTTGSPKLPKNTQPKTKMEKIIDLTDGPTPTERKDDNIDKLPSEPDKQKLNIFKKISKPREDKDKDTSEQHKYKELDSRESSPGLIIDENLDKQTVVTDNDVKREEKKTPHTPDVHLQPDGGELIELQSPGSDVYMFDDMSPPGTPSTPRTPELNMPTTPTDHKKKRKEKINKKKELKSRSPKLCVSPKKTKLSNDVAELDILDRPKTPQAPEPQPTKEPNFPPTLPFPFFPPFPPAPGLIPHPMFPRFPLPLGRGGTGPHPAMPNLPLPPRFLNLPVKSEDLTSLSKSKPLEREKPAAPSSAEITSSMSKHEKSEKEKEDKTKTVKQDKEIPPPVPASTVAPPLPSALSAPITYPSTPVPIVPLLPSKGPKVEKPDKNDKKLKEHKKEKKEKVKKKKDKKEKHKEKGEKIKEKKEKIDKKEKVEKVKEKKEKKDKRKEKEKEDKNSEAVPKITLKLGTASPRPPTPDSAPMKKITIKTLLKKPEEETKREPSPELAKISALVTRPPKQKSAKTKADPAVKKDDAKEDKENGRIVLPTPPTTTVDQGGRQVWICPACGNQDDGSPMVGCDDCDAWYHWVCVGMQVPPADNEDWYCRFCIAKKQELHHDKKKKKRKKKVKVAA, encoded by the exons TTTAAGAATGGTCGTCGCTCAAATTTGTCAAACGATTGGATGGCATTCTATTAACTCTACACCATTAGAGTTTATGGTTGATCTTATGCAAGAGtacattttgcgaatttcaaagCTAACACATCAATATGCAGAAATTT TGGGAAGGACAGAATCGAACCTCGATGATTTAGGTTTAGCTTTTCGACATATGAACATAGACCCGCAAGAATTATCAGAATATATTAAGCATGTAGAATCTGTTACATGTCCTGTAGCAGTACCTAAATTTCCAATTCATCGGGAGAatcatttaaattttctaaaacctGGAAGTCGAGAAGTTGTGACAAGGCCAGTACACATACATGAGCACTTGCCAGCTATGTATCCGGACACTGAAG AAGAGTATATAGCAGACAAAgccgaaaatataataaatggaacatctgatttaaCTTCAAACAATGGAGCATCAGTCAACAATTCTATGAATGTGTCCCCTCATAGAATATCACCACAAGTAGTTTTTAAGCGGCCAGGAGATCCTGTGTCGTTCGAAAGTCCCATAGTAAAACGTATAAAAGTATTAGAGGAAGGCAGACCATTGAGAGAAATTCATAGCGTAATGATGACCACTTCAGGTTTTTTATCACCTGCTAGAGAAGGAAAGCTACCTGAAGCAAGAACACCGCATCAAACTCGTTCAGATTCACCACAGCCTAGCTCTTATCCAATGGTACCCCCCGAATTAAAATACGACAAGAAGCCGAAAAAGATTATAAAGAAAGGGTTAGATGATTGTAAGCTCGACAAAGAAAACAAGAAGAAGAATCGtgctaaagaattatttaaaccaAACAAGATAGatgataataaaattaaaaaactaactGGTATGAAAGAATTAGCTAAATTGAAACCTCTGAAGCCAGGGGGCGGCAAATCACAAAATACTGTGTCAAGTTCGTCGAGCAGACCCTCAACTCCTAAATTGACGTCACCTAAGACGACTGGTAGTCCAAAATTACCGAAAAATACGCAACCAAAGACTAAAATGGAGAAAATAATCGACCTTACTGATGGACCCACACCAACGGAGAGGAAGGATGATAATATTGATAAACTTCCATCGGAGCCAGATAAACAGAAGctgaacattttcaaaaaaatctcGAAACCACGCGAAGACAAAGACAAAGATACATCCGAACAACATAAATATAAAGAACTTGATTCACGAGAGAGTTCACCAGGTTTGATAATTGATGAGAATTTGGATAAGCAGACAGTTGTTACTGATAATGATGTAAaacgagaagaaaagaagactcCACACACACCAGACGTTCACCTTCAACCGGATGGAGGAGAGTTAATCGAGCTACAAAGCCCAGGATCAGATGTTTATATGTTTGATGATATGTCTCCACCGGGAACTCCAAGTACGCCGAGAACTCCAGAACTAAACATGCCCACAACTCCTACAGATcacaaaaagaagagaaaagaaaagataaataaaaagaaggagTTAAAGTCAAGAAGCCCGAAACTTTGCGTCAGTCCGAAGAAG ACAAAACTTTCCAACGATGTGGCAGAACTGGATATACTAGATCGACCAAAAACTCCACAGGCACCCGAACCTCAACCTACTAAAGAACCAAATTTTCCGCCAACgctccctttccctttcttccCACCGTTTCCCCCTGCACCTGGTTTAATACCGCATCCTATGTTTCCCAGATTTCCATTACCTTTAGGAAGAGGTGGTACTGGCCCTCATCCAGCAATGCCAAACTTACCTTTACCGCCTCGTTTTCTAAATCTACCTGTGAAATCCGAAGATTTGACATCCTTATCAAAAAGTAAACCCCTTGAACGTGAGAAACCTGCAGCACCTTCCTCCGCGGAAATAACATCCTCAATGTCAAAACACGAAAAATcggagaaagaaaaggaagataAAACGAAGACAGTTAAACAGGACAAAGAGATACCGCCACCAGTTCCTGCAAGTACTGTTGCACCGCCTTTACCATCTGCACTTTCAGCACCAATTACGTATCCATCTACACCAGTACCCATTGTGCCATTATTACCTTCGAAAGGTCCTAAAGTCGAAAAGCCGGATAAAAATGACAAG aaattaaaggaacataagaaggaaaagaaagaaaaagtgaaaaagaaaaaggataaGAAGGAAAAGCATAAAGAAAAAggagagaaaataaaagaaaagaaagaaaaaattgataagaaagaaaaagtagagaaagttaaggagaaaaaggagaagaaggacAAACGAAAAGAAAAGGAG AAGGAAGATAAAAATTCAGAAGCTGTACCGAAGATAACGCTGAAATTAGGGACAGCTTCTCCAAGGCCACCAACACCAGATAGTGCTccaatgaaaaaaat AACTATAAAGACATTGCTGAAGAAGCCGGAGGAGGAAACGAAACGGGAACCAAGTCCAGAATTAGCGAAAATATCAGCATTGGTGACGCGACCGCCAAAGCAAAAGTCGGCAA AGACGAAAGCAGATCCAGCTGTTAAAAAGGATGATGCTAAGGAAGACAAAGAAAATGGCAGGATCGTGCTGCCCACACCACCAACCACAACTGTG gATCAAGGTGGTCGCCAAGTATGGATATGTCCCGCTTGTGGGAACCAGGATGATGGATCACCCATGGTCGGTTGTGATGATTGCGATGCATGGTATCATTG GGTGTGCGTTGGTATGCAAGTACCACCAGCTGACAACGAGGATTGGTACTGCCGCTTTTGTATAGCGAAAAAGCAAGAACTTCATCACgataagaaaaagaagaagaggaagaaaaaagtGAAGGTTGCTGCCTAG
- the Taf3 gene encoding TBP-associated factor 3 isoform X2, whose protein sequence is MSTEYNRSVLRMVVAQICQTIGWHSINSTPLEFMVDLMQEYILRISKLTHQYAEILGRTESNLDDLGLAFRHMNIDPQELSEYIKHVESVTCPVAVPKFPIHRENHLNFLKPGSREVVTRPVHIHEHLPAMYPDTEEEYIADKAENIINGTSDLTSNNGASVNNSMNVSPHRISPQVVFKRPGDPVSFESPIVKRIKVLEEGRPLREIHSVMMTTSGFLSPAREGKLPEARTPHQTRSDSPQPSSYPMVPPELKYDKKPKKIIKKGLDDCKLDKENKKKNRAKELFKPNKIDDNKIKKLTGMKELAKLKPLKPGGGKSQNTVSSSSSRPSTPKLTSPKTTGSPKLPKNTQPKTKMEKIIDLTDGPTPTERKDDNIDKLPSEPDKQKLNIFKKISKPREDKDKDTSEQHKYKELDSRESSPGLIIDENLDKQTVVTDNDVKREEKKTPHTPDVHLQPDGGELIELQSPGSDVYMFDDMSPPGTPSTPRTPELNMPTTPTDHKKKRKEKINKKKELKSRSPKLCVSPKKTKLSNDVAELDILDRPKTPQAPEPQPTKEPNFPPTLPFPFFPPFPPAPGLIPHPMFPRFPLPLGRGGTGPHPAMPNLPLPPRFLNLPVKSEDLTSLSKSKPLEREKPAAPSSAEITSSMSKHEKSEKEKEDKTKTVKQDKEIPPPVPASTVAPPLPSALSAPITYPSTPVPIVPLLPSKGPKVEKPDKNDKKLKEHKKEKKEKVKKKKDKKEKHKEKGEKIKEKKEKIDKKEKVEKVKEKKEKKDKRKEKEKEDKNSEAVPKITLKLGTASPRPPTPDSAPMKKITIKTLLKKPEEETKREPSPELAKISALVTRPPKQKSASKKTEEGTLDGSPALPSDTFSATLTSVPLATVPRAKKSLFKALPQRETPPSHFDPAPKLPTPLTQQQPPYYFDQGGRQVWICPACGNQDDGSPMVGCDDCDAWYHWVCVGMQVPPADNEDWYCRFCIAKKQELHHDKKKKKRKKKVKVAA, encoded by the exons TTTAAGAATGGTCGTCGCTCAAATTTGTCAAACGATTGGATGGCATTCTATTAACTCTACACCATTAGAGTTTATGGTTGATCTTATGCAAGAGtacattttgcgaatttcaaagCTAACACATCAATATGCAGAAATTT TGGGAAGGACAGAATCGAACCTCGATGATTTAGGTTTAGCTTTTCGACATATGAACATAGACCCGCAAGAATTATCAGAATATATTAAGCATGTAGAATCTGTTACATGTCCTGTAGCAGTACCTAAATTTCCAATTCATCGGGAGAatcatttaaattttctaaaacctGGAAGTCGAGAAGTTGTGACAAGGCCAGTACACATACATGAGCACTTGCCAGCTATGTATCCGGACACTGAAG AAGAGTATATAGCAGACAAAgccgaaaatataataaatggaacatctgatttaaCTTCAAACAATGGAGCATCAGTCAACAATTCTATGAATGTGTCCCCTCATAGAATATCACCACAAGTAGTTTTTAAGCGGCCAGGAGATCCTGTGTCGTTCGAAAGTCCCATAGTAAAACGTATAAAAGTATTAGAGGAAGGCAGACCATTGAGAGAAATTCATAGCGTAATGATGACCACTTCAGGTTTTTTATCACCTGCTAGAGAAGGAAAGCTACCTGAAGCAAGAACACCGCATCAAACTCGTTCAGATTCACCACAGCCTAGCTCTTATCCAATGGTACCCCCCGAATTAAAATACGACAAGAAGCCGAAAAAGATTATAAAGAAAGGGTTAGATGATTGTAAGCTCGACAAAGAAAACAAGAAGAAGAATCGtgctaaagaattatttaaaccaAACAAGATAGatgataataaaattaaaaaactaactGGTATGAAAGAATTAGCTAAATTGAAACCTCTGAAGCCAGGGGGCGGCAAATCACAAAATACTGTGTCAAGTTCGTCGAGCAGACCCTCAACTCCTAAATTGACGTCACCTAAGACGACTGGTAGTCCAAAATTACCGAAAAATACGCAACCAAAGACTAAAATGGAGAAAATAATCGACCTTACTGATGGACCCACACCAACGGAGAGGAAGGATGATAATATTGATAAACTTCCATCGGAGCCAGATAAACAGAAGctgaacattttcaaaaaaatctcGAAACCACGCGAAGACAAAGACAAAGATACATCCGAACAACATAAATATAAAGAACTTGATTCACGAGAGAGTTCACCAGGTTTGATAATTGATGAGAATTTGGATAAGCAGACAGTTGTTACTGATAATGATGTAAaacgagaagaaaagaagactcCACACACACCAGACGTTCACCTTCAACCGGATGGAGGAGAGTTAATCGAGCTACAAAGCCCAGGATCAGATGTTTATATGTTTGATGATATGTCTCCACCGGGAACTCCAAGTACGCCGAGAACTCCAGAACTAAACATGCCCACAACTCCTACAGATcacaaaaagaagagaaaagaaaagataaataaaaagaaggagTTAAAGTCAAGAAGCCCGAAACTTTGCGTCAGTCCGAAGAAG ACAAAACTTTCCAACGATGTGGCAGAACTGGATATACTAGATCGACCAAAAACTCCACAGGCACCCGAACCTCAACCTACTAAAGAACCAAATTTTCCGCCAACgctccctttccctttcttccCACCGTTTCCCCCTGCACCTGGTTTAATACCGCATCCTATGTTTCCCAGATTTCCATTACCTTTAGGAAGAGGTGGTACTGGCCCTCATCCAGCAATGCCAAACTTACCTTTACCGCCTCGTTTTCTAAATCTACCTGTGAAATCCGAAGATTTGACATCCTTATCAAAAAGTAAACCCCTTGAACGTGAGAAACCTGCAGCACCTTCCTCCGCGGAAATAACATCCTCAATGTCAAAACACGAAAAATcggagaaagaaaaggaagataAAACGAAGACAGTTAAACAGGACAAAGAGATACCGCCACCAGTTCCTGCAAGTACTGTTGCACCGCCTTTACCATCTGCACTTTCAGCACCAATTACGTATCCATCTACACCAGTACCCATTGTGCCATTATTACCTTCGAAAGGTCCTAAAGTCGAAAAGCCGGATAAAAATGACAAG aaattaaaggaacataagaaggaaaagaaagaaaaagtgaaaaagaaaaaggataaGAAGGAAAAGCATAAAGAAAAAggagagaaaataaaagaaaagaaagaaaaaattgataagaaagaaaaagtagagaaagttaaggagaaaaaggagaagaaggacAAACGAAAAGAAAAGGAG AAGGAAGATAAAAATTCAGAAGCTGTACCGAAGATAACGCTGAAATTAGGGACAGCTTCTCCAAGGCCACCAACACCAGATAGTGCTccaatgaaaaaaat AACTATAAAGACATTGCTGAAGAAGCCGGAGGAGGAAACGAAACGGGAACCAAGTCCAGAATTAGCGAAAATATCAGCATTGGTGACGCGACCGCCAAAGCAAAAGTCGGCAAGTAAGAAAACAGAGGAGGGAACATTAGATGGAAGCCCTGCTCTTCCTTCAGATACTTTCTCTGCCACTCTTACTAGTGTGCCACTTGCAACAGTTCCTCGAGCAAAGAAATCTCTCTTCAAAGCCTTACCTCAAAGAGAGACCCCTCCGTCTCACTTTGATCCTGCTCCTAAACTCCCAACTCCTCTGACGCAACAACAACCACCGTATTATTTT gATCAAGGTGGTCGCCAAGTATGGATATGTCCCGCTTGTGGGAACCAGGATGATGGATCACCCATGGTCGGTTGTGATGATTGCGATGCATGGTATCATTG GGTGTGCGTTGGTATGCAAGTACCACCAGCTGACAACGAGGATTGGTACTGCCGCTTTTGTATAGCGAAAAAGCAAGAACTTCATCACgataagaaaaagaagaagaggaagaaaaaagtGAAGGTTGCTGCCTAG
- the Taf3 gene encoding TBP-associated factor 3 isoform X8, which produces MNVSPHRISPQVVFKRPGDPVSFESPIVKRIKVLEEGRPLREIHSVMMTTSGFLSPAREGKLPEARTPHQTRSDSPQPSSYPMVPPELKYDKKPKKIIKKGLDDCKLDKENKKKNRAKELFKPNKIDDNKIKKLTGMKELAKLKPLKPGGGKSQNTVSSSSSRPSTPKLTSPKTTGSPKLPKNTQPKTKMEKIIDLTDGPTPTERKDDNIDKLPSEPDKQKLNIFKKISKPREDKDKDTSEQHKYKELDSRESSPGLIIDENLDKQTVVTDNDVKREEKKTPHTPDVHLQPDGGELIELQSPGSDVYMFDDMSPPGTPSTPRTPELNMPTTPTDHKKKRKEKINKKKELKSRSPKLCVSPKKTKLSNDVAELDILDRPKTPQAPEPQPTKEPNFPPTLPFPFFPPFPPAPGLIPHPMFPRFPLPLGRGGTGPHPAMPNLPLPPRFLNLPVKSEDLTSLSKSKPLEREKPAAPSSAEITSSMSKHEKSEKEKEDKTKTVKQDKEIPPPVPASTVAPPLPSALSAPITYPSTPVPIVPLLPSKGPKVEKPDKNDKKLKEHKKEKKEKVKKKKDKKEKHKEKGEKIKEKKEKIDKKEKVEKVKEKKEKKDKRKEKEKEDKNSEAVPKITLKLGTASPRPPTPDSAPMKKITIKTLLKKPEEETKREPSPELAKISALVTRPPKQKSASKKTEEGTLDGSPALPSDTFSATLTSVPLATVPRAKKSLFKALPQRETPPSHFDPAPKLPTPLTQQQPPYYFRRKQIQLLKRMMLRKTKKMAGSCCPHHQPQLWIKVVAKYGYVPLVGTRMMDHPWSVVMIAMHGIIGCALVCKYHQLTTRIGTAAFV; this is translated from the exons ATGAATGTGTCCCCTCATAGAATATCACCACAAGTAGTTTTTAAGCGGCCAGGAGATCCTGTGTCGTTCGAAAGTCCCATAGTAAAACGTATAAAAGTATTAGAGGAAGGCAGACCATTGAGAGAAATTCATAGCGTAATGATGACCACTTCAGGTTTTTTATCACCTGCTAGAGAAGGAAAGCTACCTGAAGCAAGAACACCGCATCAAACTCGTTCAGATTCACCACAGCCTAGCTCTTATCCAATGGTACCCCCCGAATTAAAATACGACAAGAAGCCGAAAAAGATTATAAAGAAAGGGTTAGATGATTGTAAGCTCGACAAAGAAAACAAGAAGAAGAATCGtgctaaagaattatttaaaccaAACAAGATAGatgataataaaattaaaaaactaactGGTATGAAAGAATTAGCTAAATTGAAACCTCTGAAGCCAGGGGGCGGCAAATCACAAAATACTGTGTCAAGTTCGTCGAGCAGACCCTCAACTCCTAAATTGACGTCACCTAAGACGACTGGTAGTCCAAAATTACCGAAAAATACGCAACCAAAGACTAAAATGGAGAAAATAATCGACCTTACTGATGGACCCACACCAACGGAGAGGAAGGATGATAATATTGATAAACTTCCATCGGAGCCAGATAAACAGAAGctgaacattttcaaaaaaatctcGAAACCACGCGAAGACAAAGACAAAGATACATCCGAACAACATAAATATAAAGAACTTGATTCACGAGAGAGTTCACCAGGTTTGATAATTGATGAGAATTTGGATAAGCAGACAGTTGTTACTGATAATGATGTAAaacgagaagaaaagaagactcCACACACACCAGACGTTCACCTTCAACCGGATGGAGGAGAGTTAATCGAGCTACAAAGCCCAGGATCAGATGTTTATATGTTTGATGATATGTCTCCACCGGGAACTCCAAGTACGCCGAGAACTCCAGAACTAAACATGCCCACAACTCCTACAGATcacaaaaagaagagaaaagaaaagataaataaaaagaaggagTTAAAGTCAAGAAGCCCGAAACTTTGCGTCAGTCCGAAGAAG ACAAAACTTTCCAACGATGTGGCAGAACTGGATATACTAGATCGACCAAAAACTCCACAGGCACCCGAACCTCAACCTACTAAAGAACCAAATTTTCCGCCAACgctccctttccctttcttccCACCGTTTCCCCCTGCACCTGGTTTAATACCGCATCCTATGTTTCCCAGATTTCCATTACCTTTAGGAAGAGGTGGTACTGGCCCTCATCCAGCAATGCCAAACTTACCTTTACCGCCTCGTTTTCTAAATCTACCTGTGAAATCCGAAGATTTGACATCCTTATCAAAAAGTAAACCCCTTGAACGTGAGAAACCTGCAGCACCTTCCTCCGCGGAAATAACATCCTCAATGTCAAAACACGAAAAATcggagaaagaaaaggaagataAAACGAAGACAGTTAAACAGGACAAAGAGATACCGCCACCAGTTCCTGCAAGTACTGTTGCACCGCCTTTACCATCTGCACTTTCAGCACCAATTACGTATCCATCTACACCAGTACCCATTGTGCCATTATTACCTTCGAAAGGTCCTAAAGTCGAAAAGCCGGATAAAAATGACAAG aaattaaaggaacataagaaggaaaagaaagaaaaagtgaaaaagaaaaaggataaGAAGGAAAAGCATAAAGAAAAAggagagaaaataaaagaaaagaaagaaaaaattgataagaaagaaaaagtagagaaagttaaggagaaaaaggagaagaaggacAAACGAAAAGAAAAGGAG AAGGAAGATAAAAATTCAGAAGCTGTACCGAAGATAACGCTGAAATTAGGGACAGCTTCTCCAAGGCCACCAACACCAGATAGTGCTccaatgaaaaaaat AACTATAAAGACATTGCTGAAGAAGCCGGAGGAGGAAACGAAACGGGAACCAAGTCCAGAATTAGCGAAAATATCAGCATTGGTGACGCGACCGCCAAAGCAAAAGTCGGCAAGTAAGAAAACAGAGGAGGGAACATTAGATGGAAGCCCTGCTCTTCCTTCAGATACTTTCTCTGCCACTCTTACTAGTGTGCCACTTGCAACAGTTCCTCGAGCAAAGAAATCTCTCTTCAAAGCCTTACCTCAAAGAGAGACCCCTCCGTCTCACTTTGATCCTGCTCCTAAACTCCCAACTCCTCTGACGCAACAACAACCACCGTATTATTTT AGACGAAAGCAGATCCAGCTGTTAAAAAGGATGATGCTAAGGAAGACAAAGAAAATGGCAGGATCGTGCTGCCCACACCACCAACCACAACTGTG gATCAAGGTGGTCGCCAAGTATGGATATGTCCCGCTTGTGGGAACCAGGATGATGGATCACCCATGGTCGGTTGTGATGATTGCGATGCATGGTATCATTG GGTGTGCGTTGGTATGCAAGTACCACCAGCTGACAACGAGGATTGGTACTGCCGCTTTTGTATAG